The Solanum pennellii chromosome 11, SPENNV200 sequence CTATCTCTTCTGGggtttttaattttgaattcttcTTGGACTTGGTGAGTCTAGATCTTTGATTTGCCTTGAATGGAAGTGTACTGAGACGACAAATTCTCCTGCATTGTTTAGACAGCTTTAGCTTCCTAAAGATTGCATCTATTCTCATTGATCCTTCTCTTGGTGATCAATGTCTATGGTACTATCTTGCAGGATTGATTTGAATAGAAAAAGCAATGAGTCGGTAGGTAGGTCCTTAGTTCAGCATTATCAAGTCATTCTCATATTTTTTGGAaccttttgtttctttttcttgatgCTTTCTCAAGTTTTTCGTGTCACATGGTGCCTATGCTTGAGCAATATATTTGGCATTGGGAGAAGTTATGTAACTCAGGTGAAAACATCTAATAATCAGAAAAACAATTGCATATTGTGTTCCTGTTTGTAGATTGTCCCCACATCAAGCATTTTGTTTTCATCATCAATTTTTCAACTTCTGGTAAGAAAGACTGACTGTAGTTGTACCTAAGGTTGTGGCCTAGTGTTCAATGAAATTGGTGGATAAACTTGCATTCTCAGTTTTAATCCCAAAGGAGACATAATACCAGGTGATTTTTTCCTGTCTGCCTATGCCTTGGTGGGCACTTGGTGGAATAGTAGAAGTGCATACAAGCAGCACCAGAAATGACCTTCATAAAAAAAGACATTGATATCTCTTGTTCTTTACATTCTATGGTTTTTATTGCTAGCCAatcttcattcatcaaaatACCTGTTTTTGTAGGATTCATATGTGCTTTGTAAAGTATTCCAGAAGAGTGGGCCAGGTCCTAAAAATGGTGCACAGTACGGAGCACCTTTTAAGGAGGAAGATTGGGAAGATGACAAGATTCCTGCTGAGCCTTGTACTTCAGATGTTTTTCCAGCTCCACCTGGTAGGACTGATAAACCCAGCAGCTCAAATGCAATCAGAATGGTTGACCCAAGAAGCACATCTGACTGGACTTCAAGTGAACAGAGTCCATCTCCTATTCAACCTTCTGTTCAAAAACTGCCTTTGGATGAGCCAGATGACGAGGAGTTACCTGGTGAACCAAATCTGTCCAATGTATCTTCTATCAATTGGAGGCCTTCAGATCAGCTAAAAGCGAAACCGTCTAATACTTTTTCTGCTCTGCCTATACTACCTGAGGAGCAGAGTTGTTCAGTAGATACCGGCCTGGTCAACCCTGGTCCAGGTCCATCCAATGCTCAGATGTGTACTAATGAGATGGCTCTTGATGATATAGACGACGAGATGATTGGTCTATTTGCGCCATTCACGGAAGATACTTCATTGCTTTCTGGTGGCAATGAGCCTAATCAGGTGCGTATGTCTTAGTGTTTATAAATCTATTGAGATGAGCTTTAACATTCAAGTGCATGTCTGTCGTAGAGATGTAACTCTAGTGGGCGTTTAACACCGGAAAAGTGAACTTCATGGACATACGCCTCCTGATGTTTTGCTGAGTCTTCTCTTGTTGTCTATTCGACTGTTTGCATTAGTTTCTTCTCTCCGTTTTTCTTTAAATCAGAGCTTGACTAAGTATAGTTAAATGGAAGTTGCTTGTTGTTCGAGATTGGTTTGGGACAATATCAAAAGCTTGATACTGTTTGGATATGCTTGGTATGTCTTCTTTTAAGTTAAATGACAAGAGGTTAAGGATTTTCAACAAGGTTCTACCTGTAGTCAAAACTCATCTATTATATGGCTTCATCAGAGGGAGGGTTCAGGAACTATAGTTTTATTGCCTGTTTTGTTTCAGTTGCTTGCTTTTTACTTCTTCAAGATAGTGTACCATAGCTAATTGTATGACATTTATTGTATGTTTGGAACTTGTTTAATTATGTGGTTATTGATTAAGATTCCTCCTTTAGCAGAAGCTAGAGAACTTTCACCAAGAAGTAAATGCTCCACCTGCTGCTTGTACTGATGGGAATGATATATTTGACGGCCTTGGAGACATCGAATTCTGGGCAGGAGTAGGGCAGCTGGAACCTGATCTCACTGCAAGTGGTGGAGCTAATTATAGTCTTAACCCTGTGATCCTGCCACAAGAAGCACCACAAGATGCTGCCTATATGGAGCTCAATGATCTTGATATCCCTTTAAATCACCCTGCTGAAACCATTGGAACTGGACAACTGGTGCCGGGCTATTTGTGTACGCCATATAACTCCGACAATGGCATGCAGCAGCTTTGTTTTGGAAGCAATTCCTTGGGCATAGTTCAACATTTCGGCGAACATCATCTCCCGGCGCTTCCTGAAAGTTACACTCAACAAGTGAATCATCCTGACATGGTGAGAccttgttcttctttttttgagtGGAATGGAACTTATCTTTTCTTTGGTTTCCCATATCTTTACTAATTGATGTCAACTGCAGGCTTACAATTTTCAGAATAACCCAAATCAGGGTTATAATGCTGCGACTAATTTCAGTGTTAGCTCTTACAAGCAACCAGAGGACCGTAGGCTCGATAGCCAAAACCTGGAAAGAGGTAGATCTCATTTTTCTGATGACAATTCTGCTTGGTGGTAAAGCATTCATGTTAGATCTGATTGTCTACGCAAATGCGATTGTGGACAGCAAAATGAGATATAGGATATAAATATTGTGACTGGTCGTCAGACCATGTAATCTTATGTAGCCATGTGGCCTGTCTTGGCTGTTAGAGGGTAGGGGAAAAGATTCCTTTTCTCtgtattttctattttaggTGATTTGATCTTCTTACAATGTAGACGCTGTGCAGCATCTATGATGAGGTTACATAAACCTCTAATTTATGGTCAGTGGGGCTGCAGGTACTCGCTGCAGTCTTTGATGTGTTCTCTATTGTTTGACATGGTATCTCATATTGTTGTTTGTTTTGTTAACTTGTCTTCAGGGGTGCAGCAACAAAAGTTTTATTTGAGCATATTTGCTCTTTGTGATGGTTCCTTCTTACTTGTCAAGGCTGAGGTGACTCTTGGGGTTGATGGATGCACTAACGACGCCTTGTCAGTTATACTGGGAGAGCAAAGAAAGCTGTATTTGAGCATTTTTGCTTTTTGTGGTGGCTCCTTCATACTTGTCAAGGCTGAGGTGACTCTTGGGGTTGATGGATGCACTAACGACGCCTTGTCAGTTATACTGGGAAACCCTTCTTTTACTTTTACCCGTGTGTCAAATGTTGACAAGGCAGATTTTTCTAAGAAAACGCATGAAACCTTCTGTTTTGGGTTTAGTTTGGCTTTCATTCGCTTTTCATGCGTGGGGATGTTATGGTTGAATTCATTATGGGAGTTGTATCAATTTATTGTCTTTAAGATATTGCTAAACCAAGTTCAGTTTAATTCAAGTGGAACTCTTTTCATCTTCATTTTCATCTCAGCTATATAGCTAACTATGCAGTGCTCTGAGTTTAGTAGCACTTCCTTAAATGGTAGAAATGCATTACAGTCATAATGTTTAATCCAATTTTCCTTTCAGGTGTTCAGGTAAGTTTGTCATCTTTCTTTTAACCAAAAACATTGTTGAACTTGAGTCATCAACAAAATCTCTACCCCTGAAAGAATATGATGGTACAAGTTTCCTCTTCGTTTCAATTTTGTTTGATTCTGATAGATTTGATCCTCAGCCCACATATTTGGGTGGATTATGTCAGATGGTTGTGTAATCTATGGTCTACATAGATGCTAAGCTTCTGAGGATCTGTGTGTCATTTGAGTTCTCTTTGGAGTTCTTGATAGATCAGTCCATGTCCCAGTCTCCCAGGTAGTTTGTTGTTTATAAGTCGTATCGTAGTCTTAGTTCTGTTGGCCTTCAGCAGATGCTCCACAAATGGTGCTCTTTTAACTCGTCATGAGTTTGACATGAGCTACATCCATCTCTTGATAAGTTCATTTGCAGTCTTATCTTCTATGAAGATGCTGCAACATTGTGAATTTTGCCTCAGGCTAGGAAAATCACCCACTAATTGTAAGTAGGTTTGTTTTGTCATGTTTTTGAACTCTGGTAATGTATTGTATCTGCACTACAACTCTTCCACTTCTAAGTATTCCCCTACCACTTGGCAGGTATGCCAAATAATTGAGATCAGTAGAGAGGCTGATGAACTGTCTGCAGACTACAACCAGTTCCTGTAATCTGTGATTTTTAGATTTGTGTGCTGCTCTAAATCTGGCCGGAAATagcctctctacctccacgaggtCATGATAAGGTTGAGTACATTCTACTTTTCCTAGACCTCACTTGTGGGTTTTCACTTGGTATGATGTTGTTATGATGTTGTTGTAATAGTCCGGTATACCAAAGCGAATAGTTAAATCTGTCTGTATATTGCATACACCTCACCCTTCCCAATAGTTTGACTAttggaaatattttttccaCTCCCAAGTAGGAGTAAGGTCTGTGTTAGTGCGTACACCTAACCCTCTCTATACGCCCATAGTTAAATCTGTCTGTATATTGCATACACTTCACCCTTTCCAATAGTTTAACTATCGGAAATATTTTCTCTACTCCAAGTAGGAGTAAGGTCTGTGTTAGTGCCTACACCTCACTCTCTCCAAACGCCCATAATATATTGGgccttcaaaattttatagaaTTAAGAATTGTAGAATCTCTTCTCAACTGAACTACACCTAGTTGCATCCATTTAACTctagatttttatttcactaGTCGAGAGTCTATCACGAACTTCTTTATAACGATCACTAATAGGCAGGGTTAGGTTTGTGTACACGTTACGTTACCTAAACATGTTAGGTCTTGAAAAAACTTACGTATTCcttgttttttttctctataataggttttgaaatagaaaattaatcacTACCAATAATTGTTTGTCACATCGAATCGGGTCAAATTAAAATTCTACCAGACTTAATTGATATTCTCCTTTTATTATTCCTTCTgtttcattttgatttaaaacacaaaatttaagaaagaaaaaaagaatttataaattaatacggataaaacaattgatttttttacCTTCGTCTTTATTAATAATCACATGTGATATCGATAATGATTCAAATCATCTTTTTAAGTAAATCTAATCTAAATGCATGTGAATAAGTATAATATcaataatgatttatttataaGTTTTTGTCTAACCTAATTGCATGTGAGAGATCAATCGTGACGCTACGTAATTATAAAATCTACCAACCTTgtactaatatttttatttatttaaataacataaaaatcaatctcaaaaaaattacaacaaactatatgaaaaatctTACACGTGTCCACTAAAAATGTTGTCCAATTAAGATTGAACAGTCGTGTAGTTGTGTTATTGGTTAATGTAAATTGCAATTGACACCTAAGCACTTCTTATATTTCTACTACTTTCGTCTGATTTTATATAAGTTAGTCTGACTTTACTCAaaataagaaagagagaaagaaattttgtgaaatttacGGTCTAAAATAAGAGATAGGTATTGTATGGTTATAGATCATTACATCTTTTTAACTTTCGAAATGaactgaaaagaaaaataagtgatataaattgagacggaataacaatttgatttttatgtatagAACTTTCTATAACTGAACATATTATTAGgtgaataaatataaaaattgtacaCGTGTCAAATATTAGCCGTCATTAAATTCCACGTAGTCTAAAATGTGGAAGATCTTATTTTGCCACGTTGCACTTTGTGGTGTTCTAATTTATACAAgcctcatatttatttttattataaaacattatatttcatttatttattttttattttaaattacatgAGACACCCTCTTAGTTTATgctaaattcaaattttacctttttgtttTAGAAATTTTGCTAACATCCCATGTTTTTACGTAGATGTGCACCATTTTGTAGTGGATTTAAACTTAAAAAGAtgcaaatttttattaatttatgcgatgatatttaattgaacgtaaaaattaaaatatagaaattttgTATGACTATGAGACTATTTAATCACATCTATTATGTTTTCATAATTTCTACGTCttttgtttgataatttttaaatttttaaactttttacatgacatgtttaagatcatAGTAAAGGATTTGATACAGTCTATATATCTTTagttcaaaataataaaattcaaaaattttctttattttcttaaactcaacaaatgaacaaattgaaacgaaagaaaaaatatagaaaaagtgTGCAAGTATCctcctagactatgaccgaaatcccaGAAACTCACCTTAACTaattaaactaaggtcctattacccctgattcgattttttttgtaattttgtgcatttTTTACTTAAGTGACATCCAAATCTCTCACGCGCCTCAATTGCATAGAGTCATATAGTGTGCCACGTGAAacaaaaattgttcaaaattacaaaaaaaacagTTC is a genomic window containing:
- the LOC107004816 gene encoding NAC domain-containing protein 82-like, with the translated sequence MARLPPGFRFHPTDVELIMYYLKRKITGKKLHFEGITELNIYKFSPWDLPDKCCYKSKDLEWYFFCPRERKYASGARMNRATDTGYWKTTGKDRPVTYCEKSVGSVKTLVFHLGHPPRGKRTDWVIHEYKFEDKESIDAGFAQDSYVLCKVFQKSGPGPKNGAQYGAPFKEEDWEDDKIPAEPCTSDVFPAPPGRTDKPSSSNAIRMVDPRSTSDWTSSEQSPSPIQPSVQKLPLDEPDDEELPGEPNLSNVSSINWRPSDQLKAKPSNTFSALPILPEEQSCSVDTGLVNPGPGPSNAQMCTNEMALDDIDDEMIGLFAPFTEDTSLLSGGNEPNQKLENFHQEVNAPPAACTDGNDIFDGLGDIEFWAGVGQLEPDLTASGGANYSLNPVILPQEAPQDAAYMELNDLDIPLNHPAETIGTGQLVPGYLCTPYNSDNGMQQLCFGSNSLGIVQHFGEHHLPALPESYTQQVNHPDMAYNFQNNPNQGYNAATNFSVSSYKQPEDRRLDSQNLERGVQQQKFYLSIFALCDGSFLLVKAEVTLGVDGCTNDALSVILGEQRKLYLSIFAFCGGSFILVKAEVTLGVDGCTNDALSVILGNPSFTFTRVSNVDKADFSKKTHETFCFGFSLAFIRFSCVGMLWLNSLWELYQFIVFKILLNQVQFNSSGTLFIFIFISAI